DNA from Tursiops truncatus isolate mTurTru1 chromosome 8, mTurTru1.mat.Y, whole genome shotgun sequence:
GAAGcccttcttgtgtttttttttttttttttttttgcggtacgcgggcctctcactgctgtggcctctcccgttgcggagcacaggctccggatgcgcaggctccggatgcgcaggctcagcggccatggctcacgggcccagccgctccgcggcatgtgggatcctcccggactggggcacgaacccacgtcccctgcatcggcaggcggactctcaaccactgtgccaccagggaagcccccttctcgTGTTTTATAAGCTCATGTTATACCAAGCTCAGAAGGTAGGAAAGACAGCCATCCCTGGTTTGGGGCTATGGCACCTCTGACTTTCTCAAGGTCAGCGGGCAGAGTGGGGCCTGCCTTGTGTCTGCTGACCCATCCACCCTGGCTGAAGTACCTCTCGGGGTCCTCTAGTGGATTTATACCTGCCcctgctccctcctctccccGCAGCGCAGGCTCACAGGGGAGAAGGTACAAGAGGCAGGCCCCTGGGCTTTCCTGTGCACGAGTCTCCCAGACACAGCTGGCAGGACTTTTGCCTGCTGGGAGGGCGTGCTGTGGAGAAGCCAGGCTTGTTTGGCCTCTCTGATGCCTTAACTCGGGCAGGGCTCTGAACTTCTCCGTGGAAACGTCTCTGCCTTTCCTTTGTCCCCTCCGGGCTACGATGGAAATGGCAATGCTTCACTCTGAGAGTCGGGGAGTCCCGATTGTATTAGAGTTAAGTCATGCACATGGGCACACACTAATCAGGCAGAAATGTGCACTGTCATCAGCCAGACCTTAAAGAAATACTTTTCTCCTCtgttctggacttttttttttttgcttcttttttttttttttttgcttctatttaaAGCAGTCAAATAATTTCACTTTTGATGTGTATCTTTGGTGCTCTTGGAGAGCCCATTCTGGCTGAGGTTGGGGAGAGGGATTTGGCCCCTGACTTGCATTCCCCGCCACCTTCCCCAGGATCCCGAACGCTGGAGGCTGGCGGTGTGGTGATCCTTGGAGCACATGCTCAGGCCCCAAGGGAGCACTGTAGCCATCAGGAAGCGGCCTTCTCCCGAGAGCTTCCCTGTCACAGCTCTGTACTCTGTTCCTTGGTTTGCGGGGGCGGTAGGGGGAGAGCAGCAAAGCTGGGGTCTCCGATCAGAAGGCCATCTTCTAGGCTGGAGGGTGATCTCATGTCTGGCTCCCATCCCTAGACCTCtggggcagggggttgggggaggggagagataaaaagaaaaccaagagtgCTAAGGAGAGCTTGGCCCTGACAGCACTGTTCTCTTGGAGAGGCACCGTCACAAAGGGGTGGACAGCAGAGTGCCGTCGGTACACTGCTTATTCCACTCACCagttgtgtggccttgagcaggttaatctctctcagcctcttttcttcattttgtatattggagataaaaataataactaactaCCTTATaggattattatgaggattaaatgggacaGTGCATGTAAAACGCCTGTCCTATTTTATAATAGGTGCTCAACTCAGATTCACCATTTATtatgtggccctgggcaagtgacttaacgtctctgagcctcagtttcattgcctgtgaaataagaaaaatgataccTACCTTTTGGCATTCTAATAAAACTTGGAGTTAACAGGTAGCAATCCTCttgcacagtggttctcaaagtgtcaTCCCTGACCACAGCATTCCCTGGGaccttcttagaaatgcaaatttccagGCTCCATTCTACATGCTAGATCAGTAACTCCCCCACAGAGCTAGCTGTAAttgccctccaggtgattctgacgctCTGTGACTTTGAAAGCCACTGCTCTAGAacaattcctggcacagaggagcTGATCAAAGAATGAAGGCTAATTGAAATGACCTCTCAGCACTAATTGGAACCCAGCAGGTGGGCAAACCCTGCTGCTTAAGGATGTAAGGAAGGACTTTCTTGCTTTGGGGCTTTGGGATGCTagaaatgtctctttttttttgatcttAGGTTAAGTCACCTAACCTGTCTATGGTCAGTTGCCGTGTCTGTAATAGGGAGGTATCACAGTACACCACTCATAGCATGGATGTGAAGGTTaaatgtgcctggcacatagtaattgctAAGTAAGTATCAGCAGTTGTTGACAGTGGCAGGGGATCCTGGACCCGGGGTGTTATCTCTGAGCTTCATGGTAAGAGCAGTCCACTTTGCCTTCAGAAGTGAAGTGGACATGGAGAAGCTGAGGGGGGCCCTGAGAGCAGAGTTGGGCTGCCAGCTCTCCTTGGAGctcctcttatttatttatttattgggcttcgcgcagcatgtgtgatcttagctcCCCACTGCCGGGGAACTCCTCCTCCCCTAGTTAAAAAGCATCGCCCATGTGGTACCAGGCATCATTATCTCATGTGGGCGAAACAAGAGGAAGCTGGTTTATGATGTACCACGAGGGAATTAAGTTTGACAAAAGAGGTCCTTCCCTGAGAGTGAGGATGGGAGAAAGAGCAAGGTCGGTggcctttaaaacaaagactgaccCTAGCTGTCTTGGGAACTAGGGCAGTTCTGGGAATTGCCTTTAGAGCTGGGAGCTGACCTGGCCTGAGAAGGGTTCTCAAGTCACTCGGCCACTAAACCCAGTCAGTTCAGCCAAGTTTCCTCCCATTTTAGGTCTTGTTGTCCTGTCTCTAAAATCACGCAGTGGCAACTTAGTGTCTGTAACATGGATCAGTCTGGATCCTTTAGCTCTTACACTCTGGGAGCTCTAGGCTGGAGGTCCAAGTAGTTGAGAGAAATTACAGTCTGGGAAGAGATGCCAGGGAAACTTTGGCATAGGAGTTGGTACAGCCAGATGGATGCTCTCAACTGCCCACTAGACCTGAGGTCAGACCCCAGTTCAGATTTCAACTGCCTCTAGCAGTTGTATGACTTCGGCCAAGGCACAGGGCACTTTGctcttctgagcctcaatttccccacctgtaaaatgtgaTTAATAAGACCCccttacaggtgtgaggtgaggGTGATATGAGATTACTCACACATAGCCTTAGCAAGCATCCCGGCCCAGGAAAAGGTCATTATTCTTAGGATCACTGGAAACCTGAGAAGGACTCCCTCTGAGTCCTCACCCAGGGTGACCCTGGGTGCCTGGTTCATCTAGGGGCAAGGAGAGCTACTCTCTGATTCCGACACCCCTCTTCCCCATGACCTTGAGGTACGGTGGACTATCCTCAAGGACTTTGTAGGACAGGAGTTCCAGGTTTCCTTACAAGAACTCATGAGGCAGAACCCGGGGGCCACGAGTGGAAATTCACGATTGCCACCTGCTCAAGCGGTAGGGGTGGTTTTGATGCGAGGGCGTGGGAAAGAAGCAGGGGCGGGGGTGTAGGGCTCGGGGGATGTTCCCAGGACAAGAGGCCGCAGTGgggctgtggggagtggggggcaggatGGACCACTTCGGGTCACGAGGGGACGGAGTGTGCAGCGCCCTCTCCAGGCACCCCTCTTGCGTGCACCTGGTTGCCCGCAGTCGGCTTCCACAAAGCGTCTTCCGCCCTGACTTTCTCTGTGTTATTGCTTTATCCGTTCGGTTCTCGCTGCTGCTGACCGATGCCCAGACGTGCTCTGTTCCACCCCACCCCTCTGGACGCCATCCCGCcctgtctcccttctcttctcGGGGTCCCGCTCGGTGGTTCAGCAAGGTCCAGCGCGAGGCTCCCCTCTACCTCTCCGCCCCTTGGGGCCGGTGGGAGCCGCCAGGGTCGGTGATGAGTGGCTGCTGCCGTTTTCGTCTTTTTCACCTCACGGGACCCCCTCAGCCTCCCAataccccacccccaatcccgGAAACGTAACGGGGATGCCGCGCACAGCCCTCGGGGAAATTCCCAGCGCGAACGGGAGGCGCGGGTCCTGCCCTTGGGGGCAATGCAGGGACCGCATCCGCAGGTTAGGGGGCGAGGACTCGCGGCATGgaggcaggggcctgggtttCCTGGGTTGGGGTGACTCCTGGTGGTCACTTAGAATGCCCCAAGGGCTGCTAACTGGCTCGGAAGTCCATCCAGCTCAGCCCAAGCGGGAGAATGAATCACGGCGGTGGCCCAGGCAGTGTACGTTGAAGTAAAGAGAACCATCTTCCTGATATTGACACCAAGGGTGATAGAGACCTCTCAGCCTGACCAAGCCACTCCACCCTATCCGAGAGGTCCCTTCCAGGCCTCCAGCCTGGAGGTTccgatgggttttttttttttttcccggtacgcgggcatctcactgctgtggcctctcccgttgcggagcacaggctccggacgcgcaggctcagcggctacggctcacgggcccagccgctccgcggcatgtgggatcctcctggaccgaggcacgaacccgtgtcccctgcaccggcaggcggactctcaaccactgcgccaccagggaagcccccgatggGGTTTTAAGGGAAGTGGTGCCCCTCACACAGGTCTCTTCCTGGTCCCTGTGTCCCTGTCGCTGGAGGTATCTGTGGGAAAGGCCGCTACCATCTACGCTGTCAACGGCACGGAGATCCTGCTGCCCTGCACCTTCACCAGCTGCTTTGGCTTCCAGAACCTGCGCTTCTGGTGGTCCTACAACAGCAGTGATACATTCAAGATCGTAAGTAGGCGGGGAAGGGACAGGACAGCTCAGatcctcctcccttccttgtcGCCTCACCCCTGCCTCCCATCCCAGGCTCTGGTCATTTCTGGCCTGACCCCACGGTGATGGTCCCCAGGACCTTTCGTCACCTTTTCTCCCAGTATTGTTGTCGGAGCCTGTCAAGAAGGATCTAAGTGGGAAGGATGCTTAGATTGTGTTCCCAGAATTTGGAGTCTGTTGGAATTCTTGGCTAGAGTCCTCTGTCTGGTGTGAAGAAATACCTGAAACTTGGTCAGcttgtataaaaattaatactttaatATAAAAAACAGGAGAGACAAGACATTTGGGAGACTTGGAGAGGGGGAATGAGGAGAGTCCAAATCGGAGGAGGGCTGGGGAACAGGCCTTGGAAGGATGGGAGGGCAAGGTGGAGAAGAGAAGGGGCCAGGGCTGTGGCCACGGGTGGGGATGGGGCAGTCAGCAGGTGTTTATTGAGTACTCGCTCTGCAATCTAGTAGGGGACCAGCAGTCACAAGACACCAACTCTGGATGTAATTAGACTCTGAATTCAGAGGGTACCGATGCACAGTGCTGTGGGGTCGATCCACGTCCTGATGGAGGGTCAGAATCGGACAGATGGGATGTGGCGTCAGCAGAGGCCGGGGGGAGCGATAGAGGGAAACGAGTGTGGTATTTGCAGCATTCGTTACTTAAAAGGCTTTTATGAAGAGAACAGTAAAAGCATGCTACATTCTAGGGAGACCTTAATAACAGAAAGTGGGTTTAGCCTGAAGCCAGTAAAATCCAGGTTAGACAGGCAGAGCTATCGATACTGGAAGGAAACGACCGGGGGAgggctcttcctggacctgggcaggGAGATACCCAAGGAGTGGGCTGGAGTGACGTCATGACTCTCAAAAGGACCTTGATTCTTTCTTGGCCACTTCCTGGCTCCCCTCTTCCCCCCCCACAGCTCATAGATGGGATCGTGAAGAATGAGAAGTCAGACCCCAAGGTGAAGTTGAAAGATGATGACCGCATCACTCTGGAGGGCtctgtgaaggagaaaatgaaCAATATTTCCATTCTGCTGAGGAACCTGGAGTTCAGCGACACGGGCAAATACACCTGCCACGTGAAGAACCCCAAGGAGAATTATCTTCAGCACCAGGCCACCATCTTCCTCCAAGTTGTTGATAAACGTATGCAGTAAGGCCTGGGACAAGGGCAGTAAAGTTGgaaggacgggggtgggggtgggtaccCAATTCAGTGTAATGGTGAAATGGACCACGTTGGTGTTTTCTTTCGCTTTATGCTTTCAAGAGCTACTGGAGTTACATCTGGAAGCTTGAATAACTTAGCTTGAATACTTATTCTGCCCCTGAATAGCTTGTGATATACGTTTACGCCTTCTGAaccttgttttcctcatctgtagaatctGCATTCgcttagggttgttgtgagagtTACAGAAGCTGCTACACGGCAGTGTTTTGTAAAGTTCTCCGTATGTGCTGATTATTACTGTGGATTCTGTTAGCGACAGCCGATTGGATGCCAGGCATCAAACCAAAGAGTGCTGTGAATGATACACAGTGTTCTTTCTCGAGGAATTGACAGGTCAGGGTAGGACAGCAGACAGGTAAACACATAACTG
Protein-coding regions in this window:
- the SCN4B gene encoding sodium channel regulatory subunit beta-4 produces the protein MPGAGHRGAARARWLGTGLLGLFLVPVSLSLEVSVGKAATIYAVNGTEILLPCTFTSCFGFQNLRFWWSYNSSDTFKILIDGIVKNEKSDPKVKLKDDDRITLEGSVKEKMNNISILLRNLEFSDTGKYTCHVKNPKENYLQHQATIFLQVVDKLEEVDNTVTLIILAVVGGVIGFLIFILLVKKFIAFIIKKTQEKKKECLVSSSGNDNTENGLPGSKAEEKAPKKV